The following are encoded together in the Pungitius pungitius chromosome 7, fPunPun2.1, whole genome shotgun sequence genome:
- the LOC119216553 gene encoding discoidin domain-containing receptor 2-like isoform X1 has protein sequence MPRFKIHHVPLSKHVIYSIKLLKCPSIHLQTAYPVLRVAGGLESMKPTLGKRQVSPWIGRQPIAGQHRDKLPVTLPSTERTQLESSVLDSWPGVFLSWEMKHLWNAHFLLLILLHLLGGVASQVNPGVCRYPLGMSGGQIQDEDISASSQWSESTAARYGRLDFEEGDGAWCPEDSVEPDSLKEFLQIDLRSLHFVTLVGTQGRNAGGIGNEFSQMYKIKYSRDGSRWISWRNRQGQQVIEGNRNAYDIVLKDLEPPVIARFVRFMPVTDHPMNVCMRVELYGCEWLDGLVSYNAPAGEQMSLPAYFNDSVYDGAVIHSMTEGLGQLTDGVCGLDDFTHSHVYNVWPGYDYVGWTNESFPAGYVEIMFEFDRIRNFTTMKVHCNNMFSQHAKAFRQVVCYFRSEADWEPTPLVFIPREDEQNPGARFVTINLLHHMASAIKCRFYFADAWMLFSEITFQSDTAMYNTTLAPPKSGLPPNIQPEEDPTHKVDDSNTRILIGCLVAIIFILVVIIVIILWRQVWQKMVEKSETLAYTHNQASTSSEQESNSTYERIYPLVPDYQEPSHIMCKLPEEPASSSTAASKATTTIFQEGAPHYAEADIVDLQGVTGSNTYAIPALVMDLLSGKDIAVEEFPRKLLTFKEKLGEGQFGEVHLCEAKGLQEFMNREFLLDIQEEQNVLVAVKMLRSDADKNARNDFLKEIKIMSRLKDPNIIRLLAVCIYSDPLCMITEYMENGDLNQFLSRHEPEGHLALVSNAPTVSFNDLSYMAAHIASGMKYLSSLNFVHRDLATRNCLVGKNFTIKIADFGMSRNLYSGDYYRIQGRAVLPIRWMSWESILLGKFTTASDVWAFGVTLWEILNFCKDQPYSQLSDEQVIENTGEFLRDQKRQIYLPQPELCPDSLYRIMLSCWRRNTKERPSFQEIHRYLLEMHP, from the exons ATGCCCAGGTTTAAAATCCATCATGTCCCACTGAGCAAACATGTGATATATTCTATTAAACTGTTAaaatgtccatccatccatcttcaaactgcttatcctgtactcagggtcgcgggggggctggagtcaatgaAGCCAACTTTGGGCAAGAGACAGGTTTCACCTTGgatcggtcgccagccaatcgcagggcaacacagagacaaactacCAGTCACACTCCCATCCACTG aGAGGACGCAGCTTGAATCCTCTGTGTTGGACTCGTG GCCAGGTGTGTTCCTGTCTTGGGAGATGAAGCACCTGTGGAACGCTCACTTCCTGctgctcatcctcctccacctgttaGGAGGAGTTGCATCACAGGTGAATCCAG GGGTTTGTCGTTATCCTCTGGGGATGTCTGGAGGACAGATTCAGGACGAGGACATTTCTGCCTCCAGCCAGTGGTCCGAGTCCACTGCTGCTAGATACGGCAG GTTGGACTTCGAGGAGGGCGATGGAGCCTGGTGTCCTGAGGACTCCGTGGAGCCAGACAGcctgaaggagttcctgcagaTTGACCTTCGCTCGCTGCACTTTGTGACCTTGGTGGGGACTCAGGGTCGAAACGCCGGCGGCATCGGCAACGAGTTCTCTCAGATGTACAAGATCAAGTACAGCCGGGACGGGAGCCGCTGGATCTCTTGGAGGAACCGGCAGGGCCAGCAG GTGATCGAGGGGAACAGGAACGCCTATGACATCGTCCTTAAGGACCTGGAGCCGCCCGTCATCGCTCGCTTCGTCCGCTTCATGCCCGTCACGGACCACCCCATGAACGTGTGCATGAGGGTAGAGCTCTACGGCTGTGAATGGCTTG ATGGTCTTGTGTCGTACAACGCTCCAGCAGGAGAACAGATGAGCTTACCTGCTTACTTCAACGACTCTGTCTATGACGGAGCTGTGatacacag TATGACGGAGGGCTTGGGTCAGCTCACTGATGGCGTGTGCGGCCTGGATGACTTCACTCACAGTCACGTCTATAACGTGTGGCCCGGCTACGACTATGTGGGCTGGACCAACGAGAGCTTCCCCGCCGGATATGTTGAGATCATGTTTGAGTTTGACCGCATACGAAACTTCACCACCATGAAG GTCCACTGCAACAACATGTTCTCCCAACACGCCAAGGCCTTCCGCCAGGTGGTGTGCTACTTCCGCTCTGAGGCGGACTGGGAGCCCACGCCACTCGTCTTCATTCCCAGGGAGGACGAGCAGAACCCTGGCGCCCGCTTCGTCACAATCAACCTTCTCCATCACATGGCCAGCGCCATCAAGTGCCGGTTCTACTTCGCTGACGCCTGGATGCTGTTCAGCGAGATCACCTTCCAGTCAG atACTGCCATGTACAACACAACACTGGCTCCCCCCAAGAGCGGGTTGCCCCCCAACATACAGCCGG AGGAGGACCCCACTCACAAAGTAGATGACAGCAACACACGgattctgattggttgtttgGTGGCCATTATCTTTATCCTTGtggtcatcatcgtcatcattcTTTGGAGGCAGGTGTGGCAGAAGATGGTGGAGAAG AGTGAGACGTTGGCTTACACCCACAACCAGGCGAGCACAAGCAGTGAGCAGGAGTCTAACTCCACCTACGAGCGCATCTACCCCCTCGTCCCAGACTACCAAGAGCCGTCGCATATCATGTGTAAGCTGCCAGAGGAGCCCG CTTCAAGCAGCACTGCAGCTTCTAAAGCCACCACAACTATCTTCCAAGAAGGCGCCCCTCACTACGCGGAGGCTGATATTGTGGACCTGCAGGGCGTGACCGGCAGCAACACCTACGCCATCCCCGCGCTGGTGATGGACCTCTTATCAGGAAAGGACATTGCCGTGGAAGAGTTTCCTAGAAAGCTGCTCACATTCAAAGAGAAGCTGGGAGAGGGCCAGTTTGGAGAG GTGCACCTGTGTGAGGCAAAGGGATTGCAGGAGTTCATGAATAGGGAGTTTTTATTGGACATCCAGGAGGAGCAGAACGTTTTAGTGGCTGTGAAGATGCTCCGTTCAGACGCAGACAAGAATGCAAG GAATGACTTCTTGAAAGAGATAAAGATCATGTCACGTTTGAAGGACCCCAACATCATTCGCCTGCTGGCTGTGTGCATCTACAGCGACCCCCTCTGTATGATCACTGAGTATATGGAGAACGGAGATCTCAACCAGTTCCTGTCCCGCCACGAGCCTGAGGGGCACCTGGCTCTGGTCAGCAACGCGCCCACGGTCAG cTTCAATGACCTCAGCTACATGGCGGCTCACATCGCGTCAGGTATGAAGTACCTCTCCTCGCTGAACTTTGTTCATCGAGACTTGGCCACGCGGAACTGCCTGGTGGGAAAAAACTTCACCATCAAGATAGCTGACTTTGGCATGAGCAGAAACCTGTACAGTGGGGACTACTACCGGATCCAGGGCCGGGCGGTGCTCCCTATTCGTTGGATGTCATGGGAGAGCATCCTTCTG GGTAAGTTCACCACAGCCAGCGACGTGTGGGCCTTCGGAGTCACCCTGTGGGAGATCCTGAACTTCTGCAAGGACCAGCCCTACTCGCAGCTCAGCGACGAGCAGGTGATTGAGAACACGGGGGAGTTCTTGAGGGACCAGAAGAGACAG ATCTACCTACCTCAGCCCGAACTGTGCCCGGACTCGCTCTACAGGATCATgctgagctgctggaggagaaataCCAAGGAGCGGCCCTCCTTCCAGGAAATACACAGATACCTCCTGGAAATGCATCCGTAG